A DNA window from Hymenobacter aquaticus contains the following coding sequences:
- a CDS encoding glycosyltransferase family 9 protein, with product MRTFLVSRTDAIGDVVLTLPVCGLLKQQVPGCRVVLIGRTYTQAVAEACPWVDDFLNADELSKLGEKEQVAQLRQYKAEAILHVFPNKLLARTAQKSGIPIRIGTRNRWIHWLTCNRLVALSRRHSLLHEAQLNLKLLRPLGLPAELPLAAVAPLVQLRATATLPADVRELLAARTGRQLNVVLHPRSRGSAREWGLDHFGTLVRLLHQAGHRVFITGTAAEGEELAAWLHEHATFLAGNLTGRLSLAELLSFIQQADGLVAASTGPLHLAAALGRHALGLYPPMRPTHPGRWAPLGPHAEYLVFDRPDCSDCRAVPAACTCIKAIAPVEVASHILSWQPLPSAQS from the coding sequence ATGAGAACTTTCCTCGTTAGTCGAACCGATGCTATTGGCGACGTGGTGCTGACCCTGCCCGTGTGCGGCCTGCTCAAGCAGCAGGTGCCCGGCTGCCGGGTGGTCCTGATCGGGCGCACCTATACCCAGGCCGTCGCCGAAGCCTGCCCGTGGGTGGATGATTTTCTCAACGCCGATGAGCTAAGCAAACTAGGGGAGAAGGAGCAGGTAGCGCAGCTGCGCCAGTACAAGGCCGAAGCCATACTCCACGTTTTCCCCAACAAGCTGCTGGCCCGCACGGCCCAGAAGTCCGGTATTCCCATCCGAATTGGCACGCGCAACCGCTGGATTCACTGGCTGACCTGTAACCGGCTGGTAGCTCTGAGTCGGCGCCATTCTCTGCTGCACGAGGCCCAGCTCAACCTGAAGCTGCTGCGGCCGCTGGGCTTGCCCGCCGAGCTGCCCCTGGCGGCCGTGGCCCCGCTGGTGCAGTTGCGCGCCACGGCTACTCTGCCCGCCGACGTTCGGGAGCTGCTGGCCGCCCGCACGGGCCGTCAGCTCAACGTTGTGCTGCATCCCCGCTCCCGGGGCAGTGCCCGCGAATGGGGCCTCGACCATTTTGGTACCCTGGTTCGGCTGCTGCACCAGGCCGGGCACCGGGTGTTCATTACCGGTACTGCGGCGGAAGGCGAGGAGCTGGCTGCGTGGCTGCACGAGCACGCTACCTTTCTGGCCGGCAATCTGACGGGTCGCCTTTCCCTGGCTGAGCTGCTCAGCTTCATTCAGCAGGCCGATGGGCTGGTGGCCGCCAGCACCGGGCCCCTACACCTGGCCGCGGCGCTGGGGCGGCACGCGCTGGGCCTCTATCCGCCCATGCGGCCCACGCACCCCGGCCGCTGGGCACCCTTGGGCCCCCACGCCGAATACCTGGTTTTCGACCGGCCCGACTGCTCTGACTGTCGCGCTGTGCCGGCCGCCTGCACCTGCATCAAGGCCATAGCCCCCGTCGAAGTAGCCAGTCACATTCTAAGCTGGCAGCCGTTGCCCTCTGCCCAATCCTAG
- a CDS encoding sigma-70 family RNA polymerase sigma factor, translating to MSDSPERVPKLSKEEKDRRFQAELMPVLDSLYNFAFRLTLDEDDANDLVQETYLKAYRFFEYFEQGTNAKAWLFRILKNSFINDFRKKSKQPAKVDYSEIEGYYNTEDVESDGDAGSTSSDMRQQAVRDLIGDEVASALNSLPVDFRTVIILCDLEGFTYEEMAKVLDIPIGTVRSRLHRARNFLKEKLEKYAKSMGYGNDIDGSDVGDENE from the coding sequence ATGAGCGATTCTCCCGAACGGGTTCCGAAGTTGAGCAAAGAGGAAAAAGACCGCCGGTTTCAGGCGGAATTGATGCCCGTGCTCGACTCACTCTACAACTTTGCCTTCCGCCTGACCCTCGACGAGGACGACGCCAACGACCTCGTCCAGGAGACCTATTTGAAGGCATATCGCTTCTTCGAGTACTTTGAGCAGGGAACCAACGCCAAAGCCTGGCTGTTTCGCATCCTGAAAAATTCGTTTATCAACGACTTCCGCAAGAAAAGTAAGCAGCCCGCTAAAGTCGACTACAGCGAAATAGAGGGCTACTACAATACGGAAGACGTGGAGAGCGACGGTGACGCGGGTAGCACCTCGTCGGACATGCGGCAGCAAGCCGTGCGCGACCTCATCGGCGACGAAGTGGCCAGCGCCCTGAACTCGCTGCCGGTTGACTTCCGCACCGTCATTATCCTCTGTGACCTGGAAGGGTTTACGTATGAGGAAATGGCGAAAGTTTTGGATATTCCAATTGGAACTGTCCGCTCCCGTCTGCACCGGGCGCGCAATTTCCTGAAGGAGAAACTAGAAAAATACGCAAAATCAATGGGCTACGGTAACGATATCGATGGCTCTGATGTTGGGGACGAAAACGAATAA
- a CDS encoding O-antigen ligase family protein, translating to MMPSVGWSAFRRAYQDGRLSQYLLVIACLAGVVGLFAARALVSLSPVAGVVAALLNPDLRRQIPRWLRNGAAIRLALLYALLLLSGLYTSAWDVWRHELFRQLPLLGVPLAFALAVPLSRQQRYAVGCFFTVGVALIGAFTLGKYLLNPAQANLLINQGQNIPSVTRIFHIHFSIMLVLAVYFGFLLQREASAPAALRWLLRLSVLLCVVVLHVLAYRTGLLALYATLLADVVLTVVLNRRFVVGLGLLACLVVVPLAAYWSLPSMQRRVGGSVYDVEQFANGHDINNSSLSQRLAAWQTAQRLAGRNPWLGVGPADTYDAMMREYEWHDYGLRPENRAMIHNQYLHYLVASGLVGLFLWLLVLLTPLLQPALRQNPYVVHFLVIMAVAMLVDSLLEVQIGFNLFVFLYGFLVVSTERQVQMAQQNPA from the coding sequence ATGATGCCGTCCGTAGGGTGGAGTGCGTTCCGTAGGGCCTATCAGGATGGGCGACTGTCGCAGTATTTGCTGGTAATAGCTTGTCTGGCGGGTGTCGTTGGGTTGTTTGCCGCGCGGGCCCTGGTATCCCTGAGTCCGGTGGCCGGCGTGGTAGCCGCCCTGCTCAACCCCGATCTGCGCCGGCAGATACCCCGCTGGCTGCGCAACGGCGCGGCTATCCGGCTGGCGCTGCTCTACGCGCTGCTGTTGCTCAGCGGCCTCTACACCTCGGCCTGGGACGTCTGGCGGCACGAGTTGTTCCGGCAGCTGCCGCTGCTGGGCGTGCCGTTGGCCTTCGCCCTGGCCGTGCCCCTGAGCCGCCAGCAACGGTATGCCGTGGGATGCTTCTTCACCGTGGGCGTCGCCCTGATTGGAGCCTTTACCCTGGGCAAGTATCTGCTAAACCCGGCGCAGGCCAATCTGCTCATCAACCAGGGCCAGAATATTCCATCGGTTACGCGCATTTTCCACATCCACTTCAGCATCATGCTGGTGCTGGCCGTGTATTTCGGCTTTTTGTTGCAGCGTGAGGCCTCGGCCCCGGCCGCCCTGCGCTGGCTCTTGCGCCTGTCGGTGCTGCTGTGCGTCGTGGTGCTGCACGTGCTGGCCTATCGCACGGGACTGCTGGCGCTCTACGCCACGCTGTTGGCCGATGTCGTGCTGACGGTGGTGCTCAACCGCCGGTTTGTGGTAGGTCTGGGCCTGCTGGCTTGCCTGGTCGTTGTGCCGCTGGCGGCTTACTGGAGCTTGCCTTCCATGCAGCGGCGCGTCGGCGGCTCAGTATACGATGTGGAGCAGTTCGCTAACGGCCACGACATCAACAACTCTTCCCTCTCACAGCGCTTGGCTGCTTGGCAGACGGCACAGCGGCTGGCCGGCCGTAACCCCTGGCTCGGCGTGGGGCCCGCCGACACCTACGATGCCATGATGCGCGAGTACGAATGGCACGACTACGGCCTGCGGCCCGAAAACCGGGCCATGATTCATAACCAGTATTTACACTATCTGGTGGCCAGCGGCTTAGTGGGCTTGTTCCTGTGGCTGCTGGTGCTACTTACGCCTTTGTTGCAACCCGCGCTGCGACAGAACCCGTACGTAGTGCATTTCCTGGTGATAATGGCAGTGGCCATGCTGGTCGATTCCCTGCTGGAAGTGCAGATTGGCTTCAACCTTTTCGTTTTTCTCTACGGATTCCTCGTAGTAAGCACGGAAAGGCAGGTTCAAATGGCCCAACAAAACCCTGCTTGA
- the gmk gene encoding guanylate kinase codes for MQGKIIAFSAPSGAGKTTIVHRLMDQIPELSFSISACTRDKRGRTEANGKDYHFISVQEFQEKIRHDEFVEWEEVYEGAFYGTLKSEIERIWESGKHAILDVDVKGGLSIKEFYKDRALAIFVKPPSLEVLEERLRARATDSASSISARLYKANFELTFEDRFDVTVVNDDLDHATAEAAKLVRDFITAEPAIL; via the coding sequence ATGCAGGGTAAAATCATAGCTTTTTCGGCTCCTTCCGGCGCCGGCAAAACCACTATCGTCCACCGGCTCATGGACCAGATTCCGGAGCTGAGCTTTTCCATTTCGGCCTGTACGCGTGATAAGCGCGGCCGCACCGAAGCCAACGGCAAGGACTATCACTTCATTTCCGTTCAGGAATTCCAGGAGAAAATTCGTCACGACGAGTTTGTCGAATGGGAGGAAGTGTACGAGGGTGCTTTCTATGGCACGCTCAAGTCGGAGATTGAGCGCATCTGGGAAAGCGGCAAACACGCCATTCTGGACGTGGACGTGAAAGGTGGGCTTAGTATCAAGGAGTTTTACAAAGACCGTGCCTTGGCCATTTTTGTGAAGCCCCCGTCGCTGGAAGTGCTGGAAGAGCGGCTGCGCGCCCGCGCCACCGATTCGGCCTCCAGCATCTCGGCCCGGCTGTACAAGGCCAATTTCGAGCTGACTTTTGAGGATCGGTTTGACGTGACGGTCGTGAACGACGATCTGGACCACGCCACAGCCGAAGCCGCGAAGCTGGTCCGCGACTTTATTACCGCCGAGCCCGCCATTTTGTGA